A window from Shewanella livingstonensis encodes these proteins:
- a CDS encoding YebG family protein, whose protein sequence is MAVITQFVVVREGVEKMTFISKKEADAYDKMLDISDNLVPFFIKADLGLDENKCEQLAFYLANNKDELSNLLKGAVQVKNAPTAKTKKTTAKNTSAE, encoded by the coding sequence ATGGCAGTGATAACCCAATTTGTCGTGGTCAGAGAAGGGGTGGAAAAGATGACATTTATATCGAAGAAAGAGGCTGATGCCTACGATAAGATGCTTGATATTTCCGATAACCTAGTGCCATTTTTTATTAAGGCAGATCTCGGGCTTGATGAAAATAAATGCGAACAGTTAGCATTTTATCTAGCAAACAATAAAGATGAGCTTTCTAACTTGCTAAAAGGCGCAGTACAGGTTAAAAACGCTCCTACAGCTAAAACCAAAAAAACGACTGCTAAAAATACATCAGCAGAATAG
- a CDS encoding GAF domain-containing protein has translation MKTEFYQTLNRQAQALLEGEDDLIAAMANFSALLNDNLTDLNWAGFYIKRGEQLVLGPFQGKVACTRINIGKGVCGTAAAENKTQRVADVHQFDGHIACDSASNSEIVIPVLQKGEVVAVLDIDSPLLNRFDEDDQIGLENMVKSFETCLFG, from the coding sequence ATGAAAACCGAATTTTACCAAACATTAAATCGTCAGGCACAAGCTTTACTTGAAGGTGAAGATGATTTGATTGCGGCAATGGCAAACTTTTCAGCATTGCTAAATGACAACTTAACCGACCTTAATTGGGCTGGTTTTTACATCAAGCGTGGTGAACAATTAGTATTAGGCCCTTTCCAAGGTAAAGTTGCTTGTACACGTATCAATATTGGTAAAGGGGTTTGTGGCACTGCCGCTGCAGAAAATAAAACTCAACGGGTGGCCGACGTTCATCAATTTGATGGCCATATCGCATGTGATTCTGCCAGTAATTCTGAAATAGTCATCCCTGTTCTACAGAAGGGCGAAGTAGTGGCAGTGTTAGATATTGACAGCCCATTATTGAATCGCTTCGATGAAGATGATCAAATTGGTTTAGAAAACATGGTAAAAAGTTTCGAAACTTGCTTATTTGGTTAA
- the proQ gene encoding RNA chaperone ProQ yields MESTDKLTDTNAILAYLYETFPSCFIAEGETKPLKIGLFQDLAERLADDSKVSKTQLRVALRRYTSSWRYLKGVKAGAKRIDLDGNECAELEQEHIDHAILTLKESQDKAKAKRQALAPKKPAKKVAPKRAPAVKKERPAPVVAPVIKLVPAKLEDLKQKQRVNVKLGATPVPGVVTDINKEDVHVQLDSGLSIKVRAEHILL; encoded by the coding sequence ATGGAATCAACAGACAAGTTGACCGACACCAACGCAATTTTAGCGTATTTATATGAAACCTTTCCTTCATGCTTTATTGCAGAAGGTGAAACTAAACCATTAAAAATTGGTTTATTTCAAGATTTGGCTGAACGGTTAGCTGATGATTCTAAAGTCAGTAAAACACAATTACGTGTAGCGCTTCGTCGTTACACCAGCAGCTGGCGCTATTTGAAAGGCGTTAAAGCAGGTGCAAAACGTATTGATCTTGACGGTAATGAATGTGCTGAATTAGAACAGGAGCATATTGACCATGCTATTTTGACGCTTAAAGAAAGCCAAGATAAAGCCAAAGCAAAACGTCAAGCCTTAGCACCTAAAAAGCCGGCCAAGAAAGTGGCACCTAAACGTGCTCCAGCCGTTAAAAAAGAACGTCCTGCACCTGTTGTGGCTCCAGTGATTAAACTTGTGCCTGCTAAGCTTGAAGATTTAAAACAAAAACAACGTGTTAATGTTAAGTTGGGTGCTACCCCAGTACCAGGTGTTGTGACTGATATTAATAAAGAAGATGTGCATGTTCAGTTAGATTCTGGCCTGTCCATTAAAGTACGTGCAGAGCACATACTATTATAG
- the prc gene encoding carboxy terminal-processing peptidase codes for MRKLTLAASIASLFVGFSAWAISPTIQISELPKLAQEPQHKVASKRVTTLFTRSHYHRFNLDDAFSEQIYTRFLEQLDYRRNVLTAADVASFSQYQNQFDDMVESGDISPAFTMYDLVQKRRYERFAYALSLLDKEFDFTKASDAYEFDRKDAQWPKDEAEVNELWRQRVKYDALNLKLTGKKWPEIVEVLEKRYNNAIKRLSQTQSEDVFQTVMNAFARSVEPHTSYLSPRNAERFQMEMNLSLEGIGAVLQMDDDYTVIKSLVAGGPAANSEKLSPEDKIVGVGQKEGDVVDVIGWRLDDVVDLIKGPKGSEVVLQILPKKGGANAKPFEVVITRDKIRLEDRAATSKVVEPKEGQYANRKVGVIQIPGFYMNLSQDVVKEIAKLEKDNVEGIIIDLRGNGGGALTEATLLTGLFIDMGPVVQIRDANGGVNQNRDNDGKSAYNGPLTVMVDRYSASASEIFAAALQDYDRALIVGESTFGKGTVQQHKSLGRIYDMYEKPIGHVQYTIAKFYRINGGSTQLKGVTPDVRFPSALEAGEYGESEEENALPWDKVPVAQYTTLGNITPMLISNLDVKHQERISKDVEFSYIYQDITEFKKHHKDKTISLVESERLASREDDDKRALDRVNARRVHDGLAIVKSLDDIETTDDSKLPDAFLDETAYITLDMADAEKIAKTTSK; via the coding sequence ATGCGAAAACTTACCTTGGCCGCGTCAATTGCCAGTTTATTTGTCGGCTTTTCGGCATGGGCAATTTCACCAACGATTCAAATCAGCGAGTTACCTAAACTAGCACAAGAGCCACAGCATAAAGTGGCTAGCAAGCGAGTAACAACCTTGTTTACTCGCTCGCATTATCATCGTTTTAACCTTGATGATGCTTTCTCTGAGCAAATATATACCCGTTTTCTTGAGCAACTTGATTATCGTCGTAATGTGCTGACTGCGGCAGACGTTGCGAGCTTTAGTCAATATCAAAACCAGTTTGATGATATGGTCGAATCAGGTGATATTAGCCCTGCATTTACCATGTACGACCTAGTACAAAAACGTCGTTATGAGCGTTTTGCTTATGCTTTGTCTTTACTTGATAAAGAGTTTGATTTTACTAAAGCCAGTGATGCTTATGAGTTTGATCGCAAAGATGCGCAATGGCCAAAAGATGAAGCAGAAGTTAATGAACTTTGGCGTCAACGTGTTAAATACGATGCATTAAACCTAAAATTAACGGGTAAAAAATGGCCTGAAATTGTTGAAGTGCTTGAGAAACGTTATAACAATGCTATTAAACGTTTAAGCCAAACCCAAAGCGAAGATGTGTTTCAAACGGTAATGAATGCGTTTGCTCGTAGTGTTGAGCCGCATACCAGTTATTTATCACCTCGTAATGCAGAACGTTTCCAAATGGAAATGAATCTAAGTCTTGAGGGCATTGGAGCCGTGTTGCAAATGGATGATGACTACACTGTTATCAAAAGTTTAGTAGCAGGTGGGCCAGCAGCCAACAGCGAAAAATTATCTCCTGAAGATAAAATTGTCGGTGTTGGTCAAAAAGAAGGTGATGTTGTTGACGTTATCGGTTGGCGTTTAGATGATGTTGTTGACTTGATTAAAGGGCCAAAAGGCAGCGAAGTCGTATTACAAATTTTACCTAAAAAAGGTGGCGCGAATGCCAAACCTTTTGAAGTGGTTATTACCCGAGATAAAATTCGTTTAGAAGACCGTGCAGCTACCTCAAAAGTAGTTGAGCCGAAAGAAGGTCAATATGCCAATCGTAAAGTCGGGGTGATCCAAATCCCTGGGTTTTATATGAATCTGTCGCAAGATGTGGTTAAAGAAATTGCTAAACTTGAAAAAGACAACGTTGAAGGCATTATTATTGATCTTCGTGGTAATGGCGGCGGAGCGTTAACAGAAGCCACATTACTGACAGGCTTATTCATTGATATGGGACCGGTTGTACAAATTCGCGATGCTAATGGCGGCGTTAATCAAAACCGTGATAACGATGGAAAAAGTGCATATAACGGCCCATTAACAGTGATGGTTGATCGTTACAGTGCATCAGCATCAGAGATTTTTGCCGCAGCTTTACAAGATTATGACCGTGCACTTATTGTGGGTGAGTCTACCTTCGGTAAAGGAACCGTTCAGCAGCATAAGAGCCTAGGTCGAATTTATGATATGTATGAAAAGCCTATTGGTCACGTACAATATACGATTGCTAAATTTTACCGTATTAATGGTGGCAGCACTCAATTAAAAGGCGTTACACCTGATGTTCGTTTTCCAAGTGCTTTAGAGGCTGGCGAATATGGCGAGTCAGAAGAAGAGAATGCTCTACCATGGGACAAGGTGCCTGTTGCTCAATACACTACCTTAGGCAATATTACGCCAATGTTGATCAGTAATCTTGATGTTAAACATCAAGAGCGTATTAGCAAGGATGTAGAGTTCAGTTACATTTACCAAGACATTACTGAATTTAAAAAACATCATAAAGACAAAACAATATCGTTAGTTGAGAGTGAACGTTTAGCTTCTCGTGAAGATGATGATAAGCGCGCTTTAGATCGAGTAAATGCTCGTCGAGTGCACGATGGTTTAGCTATTGTTAAGTCTCTTGATGATATTGAAACAACCGATGACAGTAAGTTGCCGGATGCCTTTTTAGATGAAACTGCTTATATCACTCTTGATATGGCAGATGCAGAAAAGATAGCTAAAACAACTTCAAAGTAA
- the pepN gene encoding aminopeptidase N, translated as MNQAQEKHLKDYTKPAFTISHVDLNVILDGKNTKVTAISKVIRNGEHQHDLVLDGEQLSLSSVKLNGSAANYRQHDSQLMISTDQNEFELEVVTSLDPEANSSLEGLFMSDGAYCTQCEAEGFRRITYFLDRPDVLAIYSVRIEADKHAFPFLLSNGNLVDKGEMPRSGRHFVKWHDPFPKPSYLFALVAGDFDLLNDSFTTQSGREVKLQVFVDKGNLHKADHAMASLKKSMKWDETRFGLEYDLDIYMIVAVDFFNMGAMENKGLNVFNTKYVLADKASATDDDYHGIESVVGHEYFHNWTGNRVTCRDWFQLSLKEGLTVFRDQEFSSDVGSRAVNRIQAIRVMKNQQFAEDAGPMSHPIRPESVIEMNNFYTVTVYDKGAEVIRMMHTILGEDGFQAGMKCYFERHDGQAVTCDDFVNAMQDASGKDLTLFRRWYSQAGTPVVTVKDHFDADKGEYHLTITQQVISQGIKGQTLHIPFSVELLDSSGQSIVNKVLDVTKASHTFVFDELESAPTASLLQDFSAPVKLVYDFTIDQLVHLMRHASSEVARWEASVQLVSQSIWNNVAQLQQQKVMMVDTRVVEAFRGVILDANIDQALAAEILSIPSASALIEQVDKVDLDALAKAREFVVEELASACEDELLARYRELLLVDNSGARAFKNIALSLLCQVTDTHQSLVEKQYYSARNMTDSLGALKAAATAKLACLPMLLNDFESTWESTPLVMDKWLTLQALINSDDVIEQIKTLTKHSSFSFSNPNRVRSLIGAFAAANTYQFHRADGEGYRYLTKVLVKLNKSNPQVASRMITPLIQFAKFDQQRQQLMKQCLVELKSLPDLSNDLYEKVTKSLAE; from the coding sequence ATGAACCAAGCGCAAGAAAAACACCTAAAAGATTATACCAAGCCTGCATTCACTATTTCCCATGTAGATTTGAACGTTATTCTTGATGGAAAAAATACCAAAGTGACAGCCATTAGTAAGGTTATTCGTAATGGTGAACATCAGCATGATTTAGTGCTTGATGGTGAACAACTTTCGCTTAGTTCAGTCAAGCTTAATGGCTCGGCGGCTAACTATCGTCAGCATGATAGCCAACTAATGATTAGCACTGACCAAAATGAGTTTGAATTAGAGGTGGTTACGTCACTTGACCCTGAGGCTAACTCTAGCCTTGAAGGCCTTTTTATGTCAGACGGCGCTTATTGTACTCAGTGTGAAGCTGAAGGATTTCGCCGCATTACGTACTTCTTAGATAGACCCGATGTTCTGGCTATTTATAGTGTCCGCATTGAAGCGGATAAACATGCCTTTCCTTTCTTATTAAGTAACGGTAATTTAGTTGATAAAGGTGAGATGCCACGATCTGGGCGTCATTTTGTAAAATGGCATGATCCATTTCCAAAACCAAGTTACTTATTTGCATTAGTCGCAGGTGACTTTGACTTGCTTAACGACAGTTTTACCACTCAATCTGGTCGAGAAGTAAAACTGCAAGTTTTTGTTGATAAAGGTAACCTACACAAAGCTGATCACGCAATGGCTTCATTGAAAAAATCAATGAAATGGGATGAAACCCGTTTTGGTCTTGAGTACGATCTTGATATTTATATGATTGTAGCAGTTGATTTTTTTAATATGGGCGCGATGGAAAATAAAGGTTTGAATGTGTTTAATACTAAATACGTTCTTGCTGACAAAGCCAGTGCTACAGATGACGATTACCATGGTATTGAGTCTGTTGTTGGTCATGAGTATTTTCATAACTGGACCGGTAATCGAGTGACGTGTCGTGACTGGTTTCAGTTGAGTTTAAAAGAAGGCCTAACAGTTTTTCGCGATCAAGAATTTAGTTCCGATGTGGGTTCTCGTGCTGTCAATCGAATCCAAGCTATCCGCGTAATGAAAAATCAACAGTTTGCTGAGGATGCAGGGCCTATGTCTCATCCAATTCGTCCAGAAAGCGTGATTGAGATGAATAATTTCTACACTGTGACAGTGTACGATAAAGGCGCTGAAGTGATCCGCATGATGCACACTATTTTGGGTGAAGATGGCTTCCAAGCGGGGATGAAGTGCTATTTTGAACGTCATGATGGCCAAGCGGTAACCTGTGATGATTTCGTTAATGCGATGCAAGATGCCAGCGGTAAAGATTTAACCTTATTCCGTCGTTGGTACAGTCAAGCTGGTACGCCAGTTGTCACCGTTAAAGACCATTTCGATGCAGACAAAGGCGAGTATCACTTAACGATTACTCAACAAGTAATTTCACAAGGTATAAAGGGCCAAACACTACATATACCGTTCAGTGTTGAGTTATTGGACAGTTCAGGGCAATCCATTGTCAATAAAGTCCTAGATGTCACTAAAGCCAGCCACACATTTGTGTTTGATGAACTAGAAAGTGCGCCTACAGCCTCTTTACTGCAAGACTTTTCTGCACCCGTTAAATTGGTTTACGATTTTACGATTGACCAGCTGGTTCATCTTATGCGTCATGCCTCTAGTGAAGTGGCGCGCTGGGAAGCATCAGTACAACTAGTTAGTCAATCTATATGGAACAACGTTGCACAGTTGCAACAGCAAAAAGTGATGATGGTTGATACTCGTGTGGTAGAAGCCTTCAGAGGTGTTATTTTAGACGCTAATATAGACCAAGCTTTAGCGGCAGAAATTCTATCTATTCCCAGCGCTTCAGCATTAATTGAGCAAGTGGATAAGGTTGATTTAGATGCGTTGGCAAAAGCCAGAGAATTTGTTGTTGAGGAACTCGCATCAGCTTGTGAAGATGAATTGTTAGCACGTTATAGAGAGCTATTGCTGGTAGATAACTCAGGTGCGCGCGCATTCAAAAACATTGCTTTGTCTTTATTATGCCAAGTTACAGATACTCATCAATCGTTGGTCGAGAAACAATATTATTCAGCTAGAAACATGACTGATAGTTTAGGTGCTTTGAAAGCAGCTGCCACGGCTAAATTAGCCTGTTTACCTATGTTATTAAATGACTTTGAGTCAACGTGGGAATCCACGCCTTTAGTCATGGATAAGTGGCTTACTTTACAAGCGTTAATCAATAGTGATGATGTAATAGAACAAATTAAAACGCTGACTAAACATAGCAGTTTCAGTTTTTCTAATCCAAATCGAGTTCGGTCGCTCATTGGGGCTTTTGCTGCGGCAAACACGTATCAATTTCATCGAGCTGATGGTGAAGGTTATCGTTATTTAACCAAAGTATTAGTCAAATTGAATAAGTCTAATCCACAAGTAGCATCACGAATGATCACTCCATTAATTCAGTTTGCTAAATTTGATCAGCAGCGTCAGCAATTAATGAAACAGTGTTTAGTAGAGTTAAAATCACTACCTGATTTGTCGAATGATTTATACGAGAAAGTGACTAAATCTTTAGCTGAATAA
- a CDS encoding DUF2835 domain-containing protein: protein MELLFSLNVSYEAFLPYYQGLAEKVQVRDHQGRVLHINGKYFRPYLTPQGIHGQFKLVLSSEGNFKSLNKL, encoded by the coding sequence ATGGAGTTATTATTTTCTCTTAACGTGAGTTATGAAGCATTTTTACCTTATTACCAAGGGCTTGCAGAAAAAGTGCAAGTGAGAGACCACCAAGGTCGAGTATTGCACATCAATGGTAAGTATTTTAGACCTTATTTAACCCCTCAAGGTATTCATGGACAGTTTAAATTAGTCCTTAGTTCAGAGGGGAATTTCAAATCACTTAATAAATTATAG
- a CDS encoding DUF1302 domain-containing protein: MNIVKKRFNKSALALGVVSALCLGMSTSASAVSFDWGDVRGTFDSTFTAGASWRVSDRDWNDQIGKVNQPQFDWSGYSAFGGAFGSTKYTSTEIWAQPGSYSSNNDLSNLLYAQGDTTSEIVKGLHELSLKYENYGVFLRGMYFYDRKLNNGDYGFNDPLTGKEFDPCEDKKASEVQCKDVRLLDAFVYGNWDLNDGANPLSVRVGNQVVSWGESTLISHGIAEINAVDLNILNAPGAELKEAFRPQGMVWASLGLSENLNLEAFYQYDWQPIWIPTPGSNFATNDFAGYGGYNQNAQLGFNSNPDINQDFLIAEYSRLYEAAAASGFNSAYAAYMLSYSTKTALVEDAADPSDDGQFGVKLGYYSPELGETEFGLYYMNYHSRRPIISGTASNFTADAIGRDYGRLAQSGGVIDRELLLSMETFTKSQIVYPEDIQLYGFSFNTLVGDTSVAGEISHRVDEPLQIDDVELLFLAMPQQLANAGLRPDLDGISQMDNVAPGANAEGYILTDTTQAQMTFTHLFGPTFGLDNLTMLAEVGGVWIHDMPGFDELRLNGPGTARSGGNPEMTGIIAALHNGPETNPFPTDFAWGYRLVAKADFNNVFAGINMYPRVIFSHDVDGITPDPMFLFTEGRKSVALGVNFDYQSRWGADISYNSFFGGVGTTNAMTDRDYISFNVKYSI, from the coding sequence ATGAATATTGTTAAAAAAAGATTTAACAAGTCGGCTCTCGCTTTGGGGGTGGTGTCGGCATTATGTTTGGGGATGAGCACTTCAGCCTCAGCCGTTTCTTTCGATTGGGGTGATGTACGAGGTACATTTGACTCTACTTTCACCGCAGGTGCGAGTTGGCGTGTATCAGACCGTGATTGGAATGATCAAATCGGTAAGGTCAATCAACCACAATTTGATTGGTCTGGTTACTCTGCCTTTGGTGGTGCCTTTGGTTCAACCAAATACACATCTACAGAAATTTGGGCTCAGCCAGGTTCTTATTCAAGCAACAATGATTTAAGTAATTTGTTGTATGCGCAAGGTGATACTACTTCTGAGATCGTTAAGGGTCTTCATGAACTATCATTGAAGTATGAAAACTACGGTGTCTTCTTACGTGGTATGTACTTCTACGATCGCAAACTCAATAACGGTGATTATGGATTTAATGATCCGTTAACCGGTAAAGAGTTCGATCCTTGTGAAGATAAAAAAGCCTCAGAAGTTCAATGTAAAGACGTTCGCTTATTAGATGCGTTTGTTTATGGCAACTGGGATTTAAATGACGGTGCCAACCCATTAAGTGTTCGTGTGGGTAACCAAGTTGTTTCTTGGGGTGAAAGTACCTTAATTTCTCACGGTATTGCCGAAATTAATGCTGTAGATTTAAATATCCTCAATGCACCTGGTGCAGAGCTTAAAGAAGCATTCCGTCCTCAAGGCATGGTTTGGGCATCTTTAGGTTTATCTGAAAACTTAAACCTTGAAGCATTTTATCAGTATGATTGGCAACCAATTTGGATCCCTACACCGGGTTCAAACTTTGCTACCAATGATTTTGCTGGTTATGGTGGCTACAACCAAAATGCTCAATTAGGCTTCAACTCTAATCCAGATATTAACCAAGACTTCCTTATTGCTGAATACTCTCGTTTGTATGAAGCAGCTGCTGCCAGTGGGTTTAATTCAGCGTATGCGGCTTATATGCTGTCTTATTCGACAAAAACAGCTCTCGTAGAAGATGCTGCGGATCCAAGTGATGATGGTCAATTTGGTGTTAAGTTAGGCTATTACTCGCCAGAGTTAGGTGAAACTGAGTTTGGTTTGTATTACATGAATTACCACAGCCGTCGTCCAATTATTAGCGGTACTGCTTCTAATTTCACTGCGGATGCTATTGGTCGAGACTATGGTCGTTTAGCTCAAAGCGGCGGGGTTATTGACCGTGAACTGCTATTAAGTATGGAAACCTTTACTAAATCACAAATTGTTTATCCTGAAGATATCCAGTTATATGGTTTTAGTTTTAATACCTTAGTGGGTGATACATCTGTTGCCGGTGAAATTTCTCATCGTGTTGATGAGCCATTGCAGATAGATGACGTTGAATTACTTTTCTTAGCGATGCCTCAACAGCTAGCAAATGCAGGTCTTCGTCCTGATTTAGATGGTATTTCACAAATGGATAACGTGGCTCCTGGCGCAAACGCTGAGGGTTATATACTTACCGATACAACTCAAGCGCAGATGACCTTTACACATCTATTTGGTCCAACATTTGGTTTAGATAACTTAACCATGCTGGCTGAAGTGGGTGGTGTGTGGATCCATGATATGCCTGGTTTTGATGAATTACGTTTGAATGGTCCAGGGACAGCTCGTTCTGGTGGTAATCCAGAAATGACGGGTATTATTGCAGCTTTGCATAATGGTCCAGAAACTAATCCATTCCCAACTGATTTTGCGTGGGGTTATCGTTTAGTAGCTAAAGCTGACTTTAACAACGTGTTTGCGGGCATAAACATGTATCCTCGTGTGATTTTCTCGCATGATGTTGACGGTATTACGCCTGATCCAATGTTCTTGTTCACAGAAGGCAGAAAGTCTGTAGCATTGGGTGTAAACTTTGATTATCAAAGTCGTTGGGGCGCAGATATTTCTTACAACAGCTTTTTTGGTGGTGTAGGAACAACAAATGCTATGACAGATCGAGATTACATCTCTTTCAATGTTAAGTATTCGATCTAA
- a CDS encoding DUF1329 domain-containing protein: MKKLTILSAAVMMALSAPAALAKVSQADADKLGTTLTPLGAEKAANADGSIPAWNGGISKPIAGYTKGMHHPDPFPSDKTLFTITNANKAQYAEFLTPGQNKLFEIYPDTYKMNVYESRRTAAVPQYVYDATKANAVRAELVSDGNGIAGATIGVPFPIPSSGLEVIWNHILRYRGVDVETYRSQAAPMSNGSYTLVENAEEIRFEYSRPEVTLEKLKESNTLFYFKQVVTQPARLAGTALLVKETMDQEALPRQAWTYNTGQRRVRKAPNVAFDTPGTVSDGLRTTDDFDMFNGSPMRYNWELVGKKEVYIPYNDYRLHSDSLKYDQILKPGHINPEFVRYEKHRVWEVKATLKEGMRHTYKTRVFYIDEDSWQVAVTDIYDNRDELYRVGVAHLINYYEVPALWSTLEVFHDLQSRRYLAMGLDNEGRMYNFDASLSEANFTPDALRRAGIR, from the coding sequence ATGAAGAAACTGACGATATTATCGGCAGCAGTGATGATGGCACTAAGTGCACCTGCTGCGCTGGCGAAAGTATCACAAGCTGATGCAGACAAATTGGGTACAACATTGACCCCTTTGGGTGCAGAAAAAGCGGCTAATGCTGACGGTTCAATTCCTGCTTGGAATGGCGGTATCAGCAAGCCTATCGCGGGTTACACCAAGGGCATGCATCATCCAGATCCATTCCCTAGTGACAAAACGTTATTTACCATTACCAATGCAAACAAAGCGCAATACGCTGAATTTTTAACTCCGGGTCAGAACAAATTATTTGAAATATACCCAGATACTTACAAAATGAATGTGTATGAAAGTCGTCGTACTGCAGCAGTGCCTCAGTATGTTTATGATGCCACCAAAGCCAATGCTGTTAGAGCTGAATTAGTGTCTGATGGTAATGGTATTGCTGGTGCGACTATTGGTGTGCCATTTCCTATCCCTTCGAGTGGTTTAGAAGTGATTTGGAATCATATTTTACGTTATCGCGGTGTTGATGTAGAAACGTATCGTAGCCAAGCTGCGCCTATGTCTAATGGTTCTTATACTTTGGTTGAAAATGCCGAGGAAATTCGTTTTGAATATTCTCGCCCTGAAGTGACTTTAGAGAAGTTAAAAGAAAGCAATACACTGTTTTACTTTAAGCAAGTTGTTACCCAACCAGCACGATTAGCGGGTACTGCACTTCTTGTAAAAGAAACCATGGATCAAGAAGCGCTTCCACGACAAGCTTGGACTTATAACACTGGACAGCGTCGCGTTCGTAAAGCTCCTAACGTTGCTTTTGATACGCCAGGTACTGTTTCTGATGGGTTAAGAACAACCGATGATTTCGATATGTTTAACGGCTCTCCAATGCGTTATAACTGGGAATTAGTGGGTAAGAAAGAAGTTTATATTCCATACAATGATTATCGATTACATTCAGATTCGTTGAAGTATGACCAAATTTTAAAACCTGGTCATATCAATCCTGAATTTGTTCGTTACGAAAAACATCGCGTATGGGAAGTAAAAGCAACCTTAAAAGAAGGCATGCGTCATACCTATAAAACTCGCGTGTTTTATATTGATGAAGATTCATGGCAAGTAGCAGTAACTGATATATACGATAACCGCGATGAGCTTTATCGTGTTGGTGTCGCTCATCTTATTAACTACTATGAAGTGCCTGCGCTTTGGAGTACGTTAGAAGTATTCCATGATCTGCAATCACGTCGCTACTTAGCGATGGGTTTAGACAATGAAGGTCGCATGTATAATTTTGATGCGTCTCTTTCTGAAGCTAACTTTACCCCAGATGCGTTACGACGCGCTGGTATTCGTTAG
- a CDS encoding WD40/YVTN/BNR-like repeat-containing protein translates to MTFSMLRSVVAIGISACLYTTSVDAQLDPLSVQIQPLAQSSLLLDIANAGDKLVAVGQRGNVLLLDDNQWHQVATPVLSQLTKVFFFDDKLGWAVGHDATIIHTQDGGATWSVQMQSADIEKPFLDVRFYTATDGIAVGAYGLFYRTADGGKTWQEEFHQELLFEEDVAYLNELKAEDEALYLSERSSLLPHFNRLIRLKDKRLLLVGELGMVAVSDDNGHTFAKTNFDYDGSMFNAIAVGDDVYVMGLRGHVFKSDLSLSAWQEVELPVQSSINSALITPNNDLYLVGNAGIVLSVDDGKATIVARRQGENIVAIAKDSKGQLWFAGSKGLFQLD, encoded by the coding sequence ATGACGTTTAGCATGCTTCGCAGTGTTGTGGCGATTGGGATTAGTGCATGTTTATATACTACTTCAGTAGATGCCCAGCTCGATCCTCTTTCTGTTCAAATTCAACCCTTAGCTCAATCCTCTTTATTACTTGATATTGCCAATGCGGGCGACAAACTTGTTGCAGTCGGTCAGCGTGGTAATGTGTTGCTTTTAGATGATAATCAGTGGCATCAAGTGGCGACGCCTGTACTGTCTCAGTTAACGAAAGTGTTTTTTTTCGACGACAAACTAGGTTGGGCAGTCGGTCATGATGCAACCATAATTCATACTCAAGATGGTGGTGCAACGTGGTCTGTACAGATGCAGTCTGCTGATATTGAAAAACCTTTTTTAGATGTCCGTTTTTATACTGCGACTGATGGTATTGCGGTGGGTGCGTATGGATTATTTTATCGCACTGCTGATGGCGGTAAAACGTGGCAAGAAGAATTTCACCAGGAACTACTTTTTGAAGAAGATGTGGCTTATTTAAATGAGCTCAAAGCAGAAGATGAAGCATTGTATTTATCTGAGCGTTCGTCTTTATTACCTCATTTCAACCGTCTAATTCGTCTGAAAGATAAGCGGTTATTATTGGTGGGTGAGCTTGGTATGGTGGCGGTATCGGATGACAATGGCCATACATTCGCTAAAACTAATTTTGATTATGACGGCTCAATGTTTAATGCCATTGCTGTTGGTGATGATGTTTATGTGATGGGACTCCGCGGTCATGTGTTTAAGTCGGACTTAAGTCTATCGGCATGGCAAGAAGTGGAATTACCTGTTCAATCATCAATTAATAGCGCACTTATTACACCTAATAATGACTTATACCTAGTCGGTAATGCTGGCATTGTATTGTCTGTTGATGATGGTAAAGCAACCATAGTTGCTAGACGCCAAGGTGAAAATATTGTGGCTATTGCTAAAGACAGCAAAGGCCAGCTATGGTTTGCCGGTTCTAAGGGACTGTTCCAGCTTGATTAA